In the Bifidobacterium catenulatum PV20-2 genome, one interval contains:
- a CDS encoding sugar ABC transporter permease encodes MSAQTSQGVAARTVAMEAAPDRKKPGLLDRIADHLRRYWQLWILSAPALFFVGLFSYVPMWGIQLAFREFDPTKGLTGGKFVGFKYFLEFFHNPLFGEIMTNTIRISLWTLVMGFIFPIILALLINQIGSKKIKGFVQTITYMPHFISVVVIVSMLNIFLTPGTGILGRFFGDESLMGSTSAITAVYWISEVWQHVGWNSIIYLAALAGVNTSLYEAAKIDGAGRLQLIRYVDIPAIMPTCAILLIMNMGSVLNVGFDKIYLMQNSLNMPATEVIATYTYKIGIINGQYSYSTAIGLFNTLVNFIFLITANAIAKRVSDTSIF; translated from the coding sequence ATGAGTGCACAAACATCGCAAGGCGTTGCTGCACGGACCGTGGCGATGGAAGCGGCTCCCGACCGCAAGAAACCAGGTCTGCTCGATCGCATCGCCGACCATTTACGTCGCTACTGGCAGTTGTGGATTCTTTCCGCTCCGGCATTGTTCTTCGTGGGACTGTTCTCCTACGTGCCGATGTGGGGCATCCAGCTCGCCTTCCGCGAGTTCGATCCGACCAAAGGCCTGACCGGCGGCAAATTCGTCGGTTTCAAATACTTCCTGGAATTCTTCCACAACCCGCTGTTTGGCGAGATCATGACCAACACCATCCGCATTTCCCTTTGGACACTGGTCATGGGCTTCATTTTTCCGATTATTCTGGCCCTGCTGATCAATCAGATCGGTTCTAAGAAAATCAAGGGTTTCGTACAAACGATCACCTACATGCCCCACTTCATCTCCGTGGTGGTCATCGTCTCCATGCTCAACATCTTCCTGACTCCTGGTACCGGCATTCTCGGTCGCTTCTTCGGTGATGAATCACTGATGGGCTCCACCAGCGCCATCACCGCGGTCTATTGGATCTCCGAAGTCTGGCAGCATGTTGGTTGGAACTCCATCATCTACCTGGCTGCGCTCGCCGGTGTGAACACATCGCTGTACGAGGCGGCGAAGATCGACGGTGCAGGCCGTCTGCAGTTGATTCGCTACGTCGATATTCCTGCGATCATGCCGACATGTGCGATCCTGCTCATCATGAACATGGGCTCCGTGCTCAACGTGGGCTTCGACAAGATCTATCTGATGCAGAATTCGCTGAACATGCCGGCCACCGAAGTCATCGCCACATACACCTACAAAATCGGTATTATCAATGGCCAATACTCGTATTCGACGGCAATTGGCCTGTTCAACACCTTGGTCAACTTCATCTTCCTGATCACCGCGAATGCAATCGCCAAGCGCGTTTCCGATACGAGCATTTTCTAG